The following are encoded together in the Chanodichthys erythropterus isolate Z2021 chromosome 16, ASM2448905v1, whole genome shotgun sequence genome:
- the epb41l3b gene encoding band 4.1-like protein 3b isoform X13: MTTDAGSESDVQKTEAQPSPPQHFPASGHGSPDTRHQYCTEGQSEGSSSELQQQCEDHYISQKSLSSRVSWSALGRSHRLKVMECKVTLLDGTDYTCTVEQKRAKGQALFEKVCDHLNLLEKDYFGITYRDAEGQKNWLDSSKEIKKQISTDPCNFAFSVKFYPPDPAQLSEDITRYYLCLQLRDDVLSGRLPCSFATQAVLGSYTLQSELGDSDADTQGYISDVRLAPNQTKELEEKVLELHRSYKGMTPAEADMLFLENAKKLSMYGVDLHRAKLVGRLFECIAPAQEEDSEGVEIMLGVCSSGLLVYRDKLRINRFAWPKILKISYKRNNFYIKVRPGELEQFESTIGFKLPNHKAAKRLWKVCVEHHTFFRLVSPEAPPKRFLSLGSKFRYSGRTQAQTRRASAQIARAAPQFQRTASRRHTVTASMDSTPVSVNHDDVKNSKPAVATDDLIDTATPEKKAEEMNSVEEENKTNSDESEQAPPTSVTKYSFIKRIKGENVFVKHSNLMLEMSEEDKAEPEDVAVKPDHGVESSVAPQVEVCCETQVQTPSAGEKEKYMKALNEAIAMGRRSSWASNREGAVLEGEALDSCHEDFLQIWDPKHQCIEVEDENKETSMEETTTKAQEIPAGNQEFICHEEDEDLLQIWDPKCQSIKVEDEIKEIVMETPSGGEKNSSETQEIPFGNQEVICHEEDEDLLQIWDPKCQSIKVEDEIKETAMEETTSETQDISAGNQEVIFHEEDEDLLQIWDPKRQIIEVEDENRENVMETPSGGEINSSSGTQEIPAGNQEVIFHEEDEDLQQMWDQKHQSIEVEIKETAMETPSGGEGTTSEAQEEENLMLENEMSVVFHSSMESFDQERFDEAFGDPFNRSQLLFCNEEDEAINLATQYYGEFPLYMTSDSSTEQNQIEDQPEEKTINVEDEDDPSCSRVHEQSAFQVLMKTKVWSCQNEEDEENELVSGPHGEQEVALQEIKQEVHEHTVEQSEEPVKDVPVVQTETKTITYESSEVDANGDSDPGVLMSAQTITSESNSTTTTTHITKTVKDGISETHIEKMIVITGDTDIDHDQALAQAIKEAKEQHPDMSVTKVVVHKESEISPAEGDA, translated from the exons ATGACGACGGACGCAGGCTCAGAATCGGACGTCCAGAAGACAGAAGCCCAACCGTCCCCCCCGCAGCACTTCCCAGCATCAGGACACGGCAGTCCGGACACACGGCACCAG TATTGCACAGAGGGCCAATCAGAAGGCAGTTCATCAGAACTCCAGCAGCAGTGCGAGGATCACTACATTTCCCAGAAGTCTCTGAGCAGCAGAGTGTCCTGGTCAGCGTTGGGCAGGAGCCACAGACTGAAGGTCATGGAGTGTAAGGTCACGCTGCTGGACGGCACGGACTACACCTGCACGGTGGAG CAGAAACGAGCGAAAGGTCAGGCGCTGTTTGAGAAGGTTTGTGACCACCTGAATCTTCTGGAGAAGGACTATTTTGGCATTACGTACCGGGACGCTGAAGGCCAGAAG AACTGGCTGGACTCTTCCAAGGAGATTAAGAAGCAGATCAGTA CTGATCCCTGCAACTTTGCCTTCAGCGTGAAGTTTTATCCTCCGGATCCGGCGCAGCTGTCTGAGGACATCACCAG GTATTACCTGTGTCTGCAGCTCAGAGATGACGTGTTGTCCGGCCGCTTGCCGTGTTCTTTCGCCACTCAGGCCGTGTTGGGCTCGTACACGCTTCAGTCTGAGCTGGGCGACAGCGACGCCGACACGCAGGGATACATCAGCGACGTGCGTCTGGCTCCAAACCAGACCAAAGAGCTGGAGGAGAAAGTGCTGGAGCTGCACCGCAGTTACAA agGAATGACTCCTGCTGAAGCTGACATGCTGTTCTTGGAAAACGCTAAGAAACTCTCCATGTACGGAGTCGACCTGCACCGTGCCAAG CTGGTCGGACGGCTGTTTGAGTGCATTGCACCGGCGCAGGAGGAG GATTCGGAGGGTGTGGAGATCATGCTGGGAGTTTGTTCCAGCGGCCTCCTCGTCTACAGAGATAAACTCCGCATCAATCGCTTCGCCTGGCCCAAAATACTCAAGATATCCTACAAGAGGAACAACTTCTACATCAAGGTCCGGCCGGGAGAG CTGGAGCAGTTCGAGAGCACAATCGGGTTTAAACTCCCAAATCACAAAGCAGCGAAGAGGCTGTGGAAAGTTTGTGTGGAACATCACACCTTCTTCAG GCTGGTGTCTCCTGAGGCTCCGCCCAAACGCTTCCTGTCATTGGGCTCAAAGTTCCGCTACAGCGGTCGAACACAAGCACAGACGCGCAGAGCGAGCGCTCAGATCGCACGGGCCGCACCTCAGTTCCAGCGCACGGCCAGCAGACGACACACCGTCACAGCCAGCATGGACAGCA CACCAGTGTCGGTCAACCATGATGACGTGAAGAACTCCAAACCTGCTGTTGCTACGGACGACCTCATCGACACGGCAACACCGGAGAAGAAGGCAGAGGAGATGAACTCTGTGGAGGAGGAGAATAAGACCAACAGTGATGAATCAGAGCAAGCCCCGCCCACCTCCGTCACCAAG TATAGTTTCATAAAGCGGATTAAAGGAGAGAATGTGTTTGTCAAGCACAGTAATCTCATGTTGGAG ATGTCCGAGGAGGATAAAGCCGAACCTGAAGATGTTGCAGTAAAGCCGGATCACGGTGTTGAG AGTTCAGTTGCTCCACAGGTGGAGGTGTGCTGTGAGACGCAGGTACAAACTCCCTCTGCTGGTGAAAAAGAGAAGTACATGAAGGCCCTGAATGAGGCCATTGCAATGGGGAGACGCTCTTCATGGGCTTCAAATAGAGAAGGTGCCGTTCTGGAAGGTGAAGCATTGGACAGCTGTCATGAAGACTTTCTGCAAATCTGGGATCCCAAACACCAATGTATTGAAGTTGAAGATGAAAACAAGGAAACTTCAATGGAAGAAACCACCACAAAAGCCCAAGAGATTCCTGCTGGAAACCAAGAATTCATTTGCCATGAAGAGGATGAAGACTTGCTCCAAATCTGGGATCCAAAATGCCAAAGTATTAAGGTTGAAGATGAAATCAAGGAAATTGTGATGGAAACTCCATCTGGAGGAGAAAAAAACAGTTCAGAAACCCAAGAGATTCCTTTTGGAAACCAAGAAGTCATTTGCCATGAAGAAGATGAAGATTTGCTCCAAATCTGGGATCCGAAATGCCAAAGTATTAAGGTTGAAGATGAAATAAAGGAAACTGCAATGGAAGAAACCACCTCAGAAACCCAAGATATTTCTGCTGGAAACCAAGAAGTCATTTTCCATGAAGAAGATGAAGATTTGCTACAAATCTGGGATCCAAAACGCCAAATTATTGAGGTTGAAGATGAAAACAGAGAAAATGTGATGGAAACTCCATCTGGAGGAGAAATAAACAGTTCTTCAGGAACCCAAGAGATTCCTGCTGGAAACCAAGAAGTAATTTTCCATGAAGAAGATGAAGATTTGCAACAAATGTGGGATCAGAAACACCAAAGTATTGAAGTTGAAATCAAGGAAACTGCAATGGAAACTCCATCTGGAGGAGAAGGAACCACCTCAGAAGCCCAAGAGGAGGAGAACCTGATGTTGGAGAATGAGATGTCGGTGGTGTTCCACAGCAGCATGGAGAGTTTTGATCAAGAACGCTTTGACGAAGCATTTGGAGACCCGTTTAATCGTTCTCAGCTCTTGTTTTGTAATGAAGAGGATGAGGCCATCAACTTGGCGACTCAATACTATGGAGAATTCCCACTTTACATGACGTCTGATTCATCAACTGAGCAAAACCAGATAGAAGACCAACCTGAAGAGAAGACGATCAACGTTGAAGATGAAGATGATCCTTCATGTTCCCGAGTACACGAGCAGTCAGCGTTTCAAGTTCTTATGAAAACAAAAGTGTGGTCCTGTCAGAATGAGGAGGATGAAGAGAATGAGCTGGTTTCTGGACCACATGGAGAACAGGAAGTGGCTTTACAGGAAATAAAGCAGGAAGTGCATGAACATACAGTAGAG CAGTCGGAGGAACCGGTTAAAGACGTTCCTGTGGTTCAGACCGAGACCAAGACCATCACGTACGAGTCTTCAGAG gTTGATGCCAATGGCGACTCGGATCCAGGCGTCCTGATGAGCGCTCAGACGATCACATCAGAGAGCAAcagcaccaccaccaccacacacaTCACCAAG ACGGTGAAGGACGGCATTTCAGAGACTCACATCGAAAAGATGATCGTGATCACAGGAGACACAGACATCGACCACGACCAG GCTCTGGCTCAGGCTATTAAAGAGGCCAAAGAGCAGCACCCAGACATGTCCGTCACTAAAGTAGTGGTGCATAAAGAGAGCGAGATCTCACCTGCTGAAGGTGACGCGTGA
- the epb41l3b gene encoding band 4.1-like protein 3b isoform X12 has protein sequence MTTDAGSESDVQKTEAQPSPPQHFPASGHGSPDTRHQYCTEGQSEGSSSELQQQCEDHYISQKSLSSRVSWSALGRSHRLKVMECKVTLLDGTDYTCTVEQKRAKGQALFEKVCDHLNLLEKDYFGITYRDAEGQKNWLDSSKEIKKQISTDPCNFAFSVKFYPPDPAQLSEDITRYYLCLQLRDDVLSGRLPCSFATQAVLGSYTLQSELGDSDADTQGYISDVRLAPNQTKELEEKVLELHRSYKGMTPAEADMLFLENAKKLSMYGVDLHRAKLVGRLFECIAPAQEEDSEGVEIMLGVCSSGLLVYRDKLRINRFAWPKILKISYKRNNFYIKVRPGELEQFESTIGFKLPNHKAAKRLWKVCVEHHTFFRLVSPEAPPKRFLSLGSKFRYSGRTQAQTRRASAQIARAAPQFQRTASRRHTVTASMDSTPVSVNHDDVKNSKPAVATDDLIDTATPEKKAEEMNSVEEENKTNSDESEQAPPTSVTKTDSEQTDFACDDDSTATESDFEDNTDVRTQMSEEDKAEPEDVAVKPDHGVESSVAPQVEVCCETQVQTPSAGEKEKYMKALNEAIAMGRRSSWASNREGAVLEGEALDSCHEDFLQIWDPKHQCIEVEDENKETSMEETTTKAQEIPAGNQEFICHEEDEDLLQIWDPKCQSIKVEDEIKEIVMETPSGGEKNSSETQEIPFGNQEVICHEEDEDLLQIWDPKCQSIKVEDEIKETAMEETTSETQDISAGNQEVIFHEEDEDLLQIWDPKRQIIEVEDENRENVMETPSGGEINSSSGTQEIPAGNQEVIFHEEDEDLQQMWDQKHQSIEVEIKETAMETPSGGEGTTSEAQEEENLMLENEMSVVFHSSMESFDQERFDEAFGDPFNRSQLLFCNEEDEAINLATQYYGEFPLYMTSDSSTEQNQIEDQPEEKTINVEDEDDPSCSRVHEQSAFQVLMKTKVWSCQNEEDEENELVSGPHGEQEVALQEIKQEVHEHTVEQSEEPVKDVPVVQTETKTITYESSEVDANGDSDPGVLMSAQTITSESNSTTTTTHITKTVKDGISETHIEKMIVITGDTDIDHDQALAQAIKEAKEQHPDMSVTKVVVHKESEISPAEGDA, from the exons ATGACGACGGACGCAGGCTCAGAATCGGACGTCCAGAAGACAGAAGCCCAACCGTCCCCCCCGCAGCACTTCCCAGCATCAGGACACGGCAGTCCGGACACACGGCACCAG TATTGCACAGAGGGCCAATCAGAAGGCAGTTCATCAGAACTCCAGCAGCAGTGCGAGGATCACTACATTTCCCAGAAGTCTCTGAGCAGCAGAGTGTCCTGGTCAGCGTTGGGCAGGAGCCACAGACTGAAGGTCATGGAGTGTAAGGTCACGCTGCTGGACGGCACGGACTACACCTGCACGGTGGAG CAGAAACGAGCGAAAGGTCAGGCGCTGTTTGAGAAGGTTTGTGACCACCTGAATCTTCTGGAGAAGGACTATTTTGGCATTACGTACCGGGACGCTGAAGGCCAGAAG AACTGGCTGGACTCTTCCAAGGAGATTAAGAAGCAGATCAGTA CTGATCCCTGCAACTTTGCCTTCAGCGTGAAGTTTTATCCTCCGGATCCGGCGCAGCTGTCTGAGGACATCACCAG GTATTACCTGTGTCTGCAGCTCAGAGATGACGTGTTGTCCGGCCGCTTGCCGTGTTCTTTCGCCACTCAGGCCGTGTTGGGCTCGTACACGCTTCAGTCTGAGCTGGGCGACAGCGACGCCGACACGCAGGGATACATCAGCGACGTGCGTCTGGCTCCAAACCAGACCAAAGAGCTGGAGGAGAAAGTGCTGGAGCTGCACCGCAGTTACAA agGAATGACTCCTGCTGAAGCTGACATGCTGTTCTTGGAAAACGCTAAGAAACTCTCCATGTACGGAGTCGACCTGCACCGTGCCAAG CTGGTCGGACGGCTGTTTGAGTGCATTGCACCGGCGCAGGAGGAG GATTCGGAGGGTGTGGAGATCATGCTGGGAGTTTGTTCCAGCGGCCTCCTCGTCTACAGAGATAAACTCCGCATCAATCGCTTCGCCTGGCCCAAAATACTCAAGATATCCTACAAGAGGAACAACTTCTACATCAAGGTCCGGCCGGGAGAG CTGGAGCAGTTCGAGAGCACAATCGGGTTTAAACTCCCAAATCACAAAGCAGCGAAGAGGCTGTGGAAAGTTTGTGTGGAACATCACACCTTCTTCAG GCTGGTGTCTCCTGAGGCTCCGCCCAAACGCTTCCTGTCATTGGGCTCAAAGTTCCGCTACAGCGGTCGAACACAAGCACAGACGCGCAGAGCGAGCGCTCAGATCGCACGGGCCGCACCTCAGTTCCAGCGCACGGCCAGCAGACGACACACCGTCACAGCCAGCATGGACAGCA CACCAGTGTCGGTCAACCATGATGACGTGAAGAACTCCAAACCTGCTGTTGCTACGGACGACCTCATCGACACGGCAACACCGGAGAAGAAGGCAGAGGAGATGAACTCTGTGGAGGAGGAGAATAAGACCAACAGTGATGAATCAGAGCAAGCCCCGCCCACCTCCGTCACCAAG ACCGACAGCGAGCAAACCGACTTCGCTTGTGATGACGACTCGACGGCGACTGAG TCTGACTTTGAGGACAACACTGATGTGAGGACACAG ATGTCCGAGGAGGATAAAGCCGAACCTGAAGATGTTGCAGTAAAGCCGGATCACGGTGTTGAG AGTTCAGTTGCTCCACAGGTGGAGGTGTGCTGTGAGACGCAGGTACAAACTCCCTCTGCTGGTGAAAAAGAGAAGTACATGAAGGCCCTGAATGAGGCCATTGCAATGGGGAGACGCTCTTCATGGGCTTCAAATAGAGAAGGTGCCGTTCTGGAAGGTGAAGCATTGGACAGCTGTCATGAAGACTTTCTGCAAATCTGGGATCCCAAACACCAATGTATTGAAGTTGAAGATGAAAACAAGGAAACTTCAATGGAAGAAACCACCACAAAAGCCCAAGAGATTCCTGCTGGAAACCAAGAATTCATTTGCCATGAAGAGGATGAAGACTTGCTCCAAATCTGGGATCCAAAATGCCAAAGTATTAAGGTTGAAGATGAAATCAAGGAAATTGTGATGGAAACTCCATCTGGAGGAGAAAAAAACAGTTCAGAAACCCAAGAGATTCCTTTTGGAAACCAAGAAGTCATTTGCCATGAAGAAGATGAAGATTTGCTCCAAATCTGGGATCCGAAATGCCAAAGTATTAAGGTTGAAGATGAAATAAAGGAAACTGCAATGGAAGAAACCACCTCAGAAACCCAAGATATTTCTGCTGGAAACCAAGAAGTCATTTTCCATGAAGAAGATGAAGATTTGCTACAAATCTGGGATCCAAAACGCCAAATTATTGAGGTTGAAGATGAAAACAGAGAAAATGTGATGGAAACTCCATCTGGAGGAGAAATAAACAGTTCTTCAGGAACCCAAGAGATTCCTGCTGGAAACCAAGAAGTAATTTTCCATGAAGAAGATGAAGATTTGCAACAAATGTGGGATCAGAAACACCAAAGTATTGAAGTTGAAATCAAGGAAACTGCAATGGAAACTCCATCTGGAGGAGAAGGAACCACCTCAGAAGCCCAAGAGGAGGAGAACCTGATGTTGGAGAATGAGATGTCGGTGGTGTTCCACAGCAGCATGGAGAGTTTTGATCAAGAACGCTTTGACGAAGCATTTGGAGACCCGTTTAATCGTTCTCAGCTCTTGTTTTGTAATGAAGAGGATGAGGCCATCAACTTGGCGACTCAATACTATGGAGAATTCCCACTTTACATGACGTCTGATTCATCAACTGAGCAAAACCAGATAGAAGACCAACCTGAAGAGAAGACGATCAACGTTGAAGATGAAGATGATCCTTCATGTTCCCGAGTACACGAGCAGTCAGCGTTTCAAGTTCTTATGAAAACAAAAGTGTGGTCCTGTCAGAATGAGGAGGATGAAGAGAATGAGCTGGTTTCTGGACCACATGGAGAACAGGAAGTGGCTTTACAGGAAATAAAGCAGGAAGTGCATGAACATACAGTAGAG CAGTCGGAGGAACCGGTTAAAGACGTTCCTGTGGTTCAGACCGAGACCAAGACCATCACGTACGAGTCTTCAGAG gTTGATGCCAATGGCGACTCGGATCCAGGCGTCCTGATGAGCGCTCAGACGATCACATCAGAGAGCAAcagcaccaccaccaccacacacaTCACCAAG ACGGTGAAGGACGGCATTTCAGAGACTCACATCGAAAAGATGATCGTGATCACAGGAGACACAGACATCGACCACGACCAG GCTCTGGCTCAGGCTATTAAAGAGGCCAAAGAGCAGCACCCAGACATGTCCGTCACTAAAGTAGTGGTGCATAAAGAGAGCGAGATCTCACCTGCTGAAGGTGACGCGTGA
- the epb41l3b gene encoding band 4.1-like protein 3b isoform X10, whose translation MTTDAGSESDVQKTEAQPSPPQHFPASGHGSPDTRHQYCTEGQSEGSSSELQQQCEDHYISQKSLSSRVSWSALGRSHRLKVMECKVTLLDGTDYTCTVEQKRAKGQALFEKVCDHLNLLEKDYFGITYRDAEGQKNWLDSSKEIKKQISTDPCNFAFSVKFYPPDPAQLSEDITRYYLCLQLRDDVLSGRLPCSFATQAVLGSYTLQSELGDSDADTQGYISDVRLAPNQTKELEEKVLELHRSYKGMTPAEADMLFLENAKKLSMYGVDLHRAKLVGRLFECIAPAQEEDSEGVEIMLGVCSSGLLVYRDKLRINRFAWPKILKISYKRNNFYIKVRPGELEQFESTIGFKLPNHKAAKRLWKVCVEHHTFFRLVSPEAPPKRFLSLGSKFRYSGRTQAQTRRASAQIARAAPQFQRTASRRHTVTASMDSTPVSVNHDDVKNSKPAVATDDLIDTATPEKKAEEMNSVEEENKTNSDESEQAPPTSVTKTDSEQTDFACDDDSTATEYSFIKRIKGENVFVKHSNLMLEMSEEDKAEPEDVAVKPDHGVESSVAPQVEVCCETQVQTPSAGEKEKYMKALNEAIAMGRRSSWASNREGAVLEGEALDSCHEDFLQIWDPKHQCIEVEDENKETSMEETTTKAQEIPAGNQEFICHEEDEDLLQIWDPKCQSIKVEDEIKEIVMETPSGGEKNSSETQEIPFGNQEVICHEEDEDLLQIWDPKCQSIKVEDEIKETAMEETTSETQDISAGNQEVIFHEEDEDLLQIWDPKRQIIEVEDENRENVMETPSGGEINSSSGTQEIPAGNQEVIFHEEDEDLQQMWDQKHQSIEVEIKETAMETPSGGEGTTSEAQEEENLMLENEMSVVFHSSMESFDQERFDEAFGDPFNRSQLLFCNEEDEAINLATQYYGEFPLYMTSDSSTEQNQIEDQPEEKTINVEDEDDPSCSRVHEQSAFQVLMKTKVWSCQNEEDEENELVSGPHGEQEVALQEIKQEVHEHTVEQSEEPVKDVPVVQTETKTITYESSEVDANGDSDPGVLMSAQTITSESNSTTTTTHITKTVKDGISETHIEKMIVITGDTDIDHDQALAQAIKEAKEQHPDMSVTKVVVHKESEISPAEGDA comes from the exons ATGACGACGGACGCAGGCTCAGAATCGGACGTCCAGAAGACAGAAGCCCAACCGTCCCCCCCGCAGCACTTCCCAGCATCAGGACACGGCAGTCCGGACACACGGCACCAG TATTGCACAGAGGGCCAATCAGAAGGCAGTTCATCAGAACTCCAGCAGCAGTGCGAGGATCACTACATTTCCCAGAAGTCTCTGAGCAGCAGAGTGTCCTGGTCAGCGTTGGGCAGGAGCCACAGACTGAAGGTCATGGAGTGTAAGGTCACGCTGCTGGACGGCACGGACTACACCTGCACGGTGGAG CAGAAACGAGCGAAAGGTCAGGCGCTGTTTGAGAAGGTTTGTGACCACCTGAATCTTCTGGAGAAGGACTATTTTGGCATTACGTACCGGGACGCTGAAGGCCAGAAG AACTGGCTGGACTCTTCCAAGGAGATTAAGAAGCAGATCAGTA CTGATCCCTGCAACTTTGCCTTCAGCGTGAAGTTTTATCCTCCGGATCCGGCGCAGCTGTCTGAGGACATCACCAG GTATTACCTGTGTCTGCAGCTCAGAGATGACGTGTTGTCCGGCCGCTTGCCGTGTTCTTTCGCCACTCAGGCCGTGTTGGGCTCGTACACGCTTCAGTCTGAGCTGGGCGACAGCGACGCCGACACGCAGGGATACATCAGCGACGTGCGTCTGGCTCCAAACCAGACCAAAGAGCTGGAGGAGAAAGTGCTGGAGCTGCACCGCAGTTACAA agGAATGACTCCTGCTGAAGCTGACATGCTGTTCTTGGAAAACGCTAAGAAACTCTCCATGTACGGAGTCGACCTGCACCGTGCCAAG CTGGTCGGACGGCTGTTTGAGTGCATTGCACCGGCGCAGGAGGAG GATTCGGAGGGTGTGGAGATCATGCTGGGAGTTTGTTCCAGCGGCCTCCTCGTCTACAGAGATAAACTCCGCATCAATCGCTTCGCCTGGCCCAAAATACTCAAGATATCCTACAAGAGGAACAACTTCTACATCAAGGTCCGGCCGGGAGAG CTGGAGCAGTTCGAGAGCACAATCGGGTTTAAACTCCCAAATCACAAAGCAGCGAAGAGGCTGTGGAAAGTTTGTGTGGAACATCACACCTTCTTCAG GCTGGTGTCTCCTGAGGCTCCGCCCAAACGCTTCCTGTCATTGGGCTCAAAGTTCCGCTACAGCGGTCGAACACAAGCACAGACGCGCAGAGCGAGCGCTCAGATCGCACGGGCCGCACCTCAGTTCCAGCGCACGGCCAGCAGACGACACACCGTCACAGCCAGCATGGACAGCA CACCAGTGTCGGTCAACCATGATGACGTGAAGAACTCCAAACCTGCTGTTGCTACGGACGACCTCATCGACACGGCAACACCGGAGAAGAAGGCAGAGGAGATGAACTCTGTGGAGGAGGAGAATAAGACCAACAGTGATGAATCAGAGCAAGCCCCGCCCACCTCCGTCACCAAG ACCGACAGCGAGCAAACCGACTTCGCTTGTGATGACGACTCGACGGCGACTGAG TATAGTTTCATAAAGCGGATTAAAGGAGAGAATGTGTTTGTCAAGCACAGTAATCTCATGTTGGAG ATGTCCGAGGAGGATAAAGCCGAACCTGAAGATGTTGCAGTAAAGCCGGATCACGGTGTTGAG AGTTCAGTTGCTCCACAGGTGGAGGTGTGCTGTGAGACGCAGGTACAAACTCCCTCTGCTGGTGAAAAAGAGAAGTACATGAAGGCCCTGAATGAGGCCATTGCAATGGGGAGACGCTCTTCATGGGCTTCAAATAGAGAAGGTGCCGTTCTGGAAGGTGAAGCATTGGACAGCTGTCATGAAGACTTTCTGCAAATCTGGGATCCCAAACACCAATGTATTGAAGTTGAAGATGAAAACAAGGAAACTTCAATGGAAGAAACCACCACAAAAGCCCAAGAGATTCCTGCTGGAAACCAAGAATTCATTTGCCATGAAGAGGATGAAGACTTGCTCCAAATCTGGGATCCAAAATGCCAAAGTATTAAGGTTGAAGATGAAATCAAGGAAATTGTGATGGAAACTCCATCTGGAGGAGAAAAAAACAGTTCAGAAACCCAAGAGATTCCTTTTGGAAACCAAGAAGTCATTTGCCATGAAGAAGATGAAGATTTGCTCCAAATCTGGGATCCGAAATGCCAAAGTATTAAGGTTGAAGATGAAATAAAGGAAACTGCAATGGAAGAAACCACCTCAGAAACCCAAGATATTTCTGCTGGAAACCAAGAAGTCATTTTCCATGAAGAAGATGAAGATTTGCTACAAATCTGGGATCCAAAACGCCAAATTATTGAGGTTGAAGATGAAAACAGAGAAAATGTGATGGAAACTCCATCTGGAGGAGAAATAAACAGTTCTTCAGGAACCCAAGAGATTCCTGCTGGAAACCAAGAAGTAATTTTCCATGAAGAAGATGAAGATTTGCAACAAATGTGGGATCAGAAACACCAAAGTATTGAAGTTGAAATCAAGGAAACTGCAATGGAAACTCCATCTGGAGGAGAAGGAACCACCTCAGAAGCCCAAGAGGAGGAGAACCTGATGTTGGAGAATGAGATGTCGGTGGTGTTCCACAGCAGCATGGAGAGTTTTGATCAAGAACGCTTTGACGAAGCATTTGGAGACCCGTTTAATCGTTCTCAGCTCTTGTTTTGTAATGAAGAGGATGAGGCCATCAACTTGGCGACTCAATACTATGGAGAATTCCCACTTTACATGACGTCTGATTCATCAACTGAGCAAAACCAGATAGAAGACCAACCTGAAGAGAAGACGATCAACGTTGAAGATGAAGATGATCCTTCATGTTCCCGAGTACACGAGCAGTCAGCGTTTCAAGTTCTTATGAAAACAAAAGTGTGGTCCTGTCAGAATGAGGAGGATGAAGAGAATGAGCTGGTTTCTGGACCACATGGAGAACAGGAAGTGGCTTTACAGGAAATAAAGCAGGAAGTGCATGAACATACAGTAGAG CAGTCGGAGGAACCGGTTAAAGACGTTCCTGTGGTTCAGACCGAGACCAAGACCATCACGTACGAGTCTTCAGAG gTTGATGCCAATGGCGACTCGGATCCAGGCGTCCTGATGAGCGCTCAGACGATCACATCAGAGAGCAAcagcaccaccaccaccacacacaTCACCAAG ACGGTGAAGGACGGCATTTCAGAGACTCACATCGAAAAGATGATCGTGATCACAGGAGACACAGACATCGACCACGACCAG GCTCTGGCTCAGGCTATTAAAGAGGCCAAAGAGCAGCACCCAGACATGTCCGTCACTAAAGTAGTGGTGCATAAAGAGAGCGAGATCTCACCTGCTGAAGGTGACGCGTGA